The following proteins come from a genomic window of Ilumatobacter coccineus YM16-304:
- a CDS encoding TrmH family RNA methyltransferase → MSSQPPERSETGAGATTRANGSAGASRSSEPSVAAEVGVGPHPTPWPDDERLDPELLEHGDRRNVLDRYRYWSVDAIVADLDTSRNALHIAIENWEHDFNIGTVIRNANAFNAAGVHVIGPHRWDRRGAMSTHRYLHLHHHPNVESFAAWCTEAELAIIAIDNVDGSLPLESSVLPEHCVLVFGQEGPGLSSDVFDVAAATYAITQYGSTRSVNAGVASGIAMFAWALQHAPSAT, encoded by the coding sequence ATGTCGTCCCAGCCGCCCGAGCGCTCTGAGACCGGAGCCGGCGCCACGACCAGGGCCAACGGCTCGGCCGGAGCCAGCCGCTCATCCGAGCCAAGTGTCGCTGCGGAGGTCGGTGTCGGGCCGCACCCGACGCCATGGCCCGACGACGAGCGACTCGACCCCGAACTGCTCGAGCACGGCGACCGACGCAACGTCCTCGACCGATATCGGTACTGGTCGGTCGACGCGATCGTCGCCGACCTCGACACGTCGCGCAACGCGCTCCACATCGCGATCGAGAACTGGGAACACGACTTCAACATCGGCACGGTGATCCGCAACGCCAACGCGTTCAACGCGGCGGGCGTCCACGTGATCGGACCACACCGATGGGATCGACGCGGCGCGATGTCCACCCACCGGTACCTCCACCTCCACCATCACCCGAACGTCGAATCGTTCGCCGCGTGGTGCACCGAGGCCGAACTGGCGATCATCGCGATCGACAACGTCGACGGATCGCTGCCACTCGAGTCGAGTGTGCTTCCCGAACACTGCGTCCTGGTGTTCGGCCAGGAGGGACCCGGGCTGTCGAGCGATGTGTTCGACGTGGCCGCGGCGACCTACGCGATCACCCAGTACGGAAGCACGCGCAGCGTCAATGCCGGCGTCGCCAGCGGGATCGCGATGTTCGCATGGGCACTCCAGCACGCACCGTCGGCGACGTGA
- a CDS encoding LLM class flavin-dependent oxidoreductase: protein MSTPQRLQLGVHVGQQNAAMADLIALWKRLDDTVDWISIWDHLYEAPPAGGTTPHFEAVATLGALASVTSKARLGCLVFCVPYRNPAVLAKSIVAIDHISEGRFEPGFGAGWHEPEFVAHGFTFDDLGTRFDMLTEGLEIISGMLSADERTTVTGEHFRVDDVTCVPGPYDGSIPLWTGGRGPKRTPETAARFCTGWNVPYVGPAEFRRLNDRLDAACEAVDRDPATLQRSVNLAFHIGADEAAAAAERQKILDQWGPEQAERVTEGALTGTADQAIEQIAAYREAGADMVNIALRLPVDGDALDAYLDDVVPAARAL from the coding sequence GTGAGCACTCCACAACGACTTCAGCTCGGCGTCCACGTCGGCCAGCAGAACGCGGCGATGGCCGACCTCATCGCACTGTGGAAGCGGCTCGACGACACCGTCGACTGGATCTCGATCTGGGATCACCTGTACGAGGCGCCACCCGCTGGCGGGACCACGCCGCACTTCGAGGCCGTGGCGACACTCGGTGCGCTCGCGTCGGTCACGTCGAAGGCACGGCTCGGCTGCCTGGTGTTCTGTGTGCCGTACCGCAACCCGGCGGTGCTGGCGAAGTCGATCGTCGCGATCGATCACATCTCCGAAGGCCGCTTCGAGCCGGGTTTCGGTGCCGGTTGGCACGAGCCCGAGTTCGTCGCCCACGGCTTCACCTTCGACGACCTCGGCACGCGTTTCGACATGCTGACCGAAGGGCTCGAGATCATCAGCGGCATGCTGTCGGCGGACGAACGCACCACCGTGACCGGCGAGCATTTCCGCGTCGACGACGTCACGTGTGTGCCCGGCCCGTACGACGGGTCGATCCCGCTCTGGACCGGTGGGCGCGGCCCGAAGCGCACCCCCGAAACCGCCGCACGCTTCTGTACGGGTTGGAACGTGCCCTACGTCGGACCGGCCGAGTTCCGCCGACTCAACGACCGCCTCGACGCCGCGTGTGAAGCCGTCGATCGCGACCCGGCGACGCTCCAACGCTCGGTCAACCTGGCGTTCCACATCGGGGCCGACGAAGCGGCCGCTGCCGCCGAGCGCCAGAAGATCCTCGACCAGTGGGGTCCCGAGCAGGCCGAACGCGTCACCGAAGGGGCGCTCACGGGCACCGCCGATCAGGCGATCGAACAGATCGCGGCGTACCGCGAGGCCGGTGCCGACATGGTCAACATCGCCCTTCGGTTGCCGGTCGACGGTGATGCACTCGATGCCTATCTCGACGATGTCGTCCCAGCCGCCCGAGCGCTCTGA